Genomic window (bacterium):
AATATCCTTAATAGTCATCTCTGTCCTTCCTAACTCTACGGTTACTTGCATGGGCACATCCAGTAAAATACTTATATTCCCAGGTACTTGGGAAGCCATTCCTGCGCCACCTATCGAGGCAAATTGCACCGGATGAACACTATCTCCATAGCCCATAGAAGGAGCAGCAAAAGAAGTTGGCGAAGCAGCCTTAGTAGAGACGGCTGGAAATCTTTTAGCTTTTACCGCTTCTAACATAGCTCCTAATCTTAAGGAAGGAATTTGATACAAGGTACTCTTTACTAAATTACCTATTTTAAAATCATAGCTAATTAATACAAAGACAGGATTGTCTAAGACAGAAATATTAGCTTCTTCTTTGCTAAAATCTATCACTTTTATATCAGGAGCAAAAGTTTTTACTTCCTGGCCTACCGCGGTAGAAATAAAATTAGCTACCGAAGCCATTATTTGAGTTATAGCTTCTACAATAGCCCCGAGATATAATTCGTTAATCTCTCCTGGAGGAGAACTTCCATCTCCACCCATCATTAAATCAGCAATAATGGTCGCATCTTTCTTAGTTAAAATAAGATAATCATTATCATTAAGAGCCCCTGAGTAAGTAGCATCAGCTAATACTCCAGAAAAAGAGACCTTCTTTAAAAACTCACTTTTTTTTAAAGTGAAAAATTTAGGATTGCTAAAAGTTATCTCTGTCTTTAGAATAGTAGTTAAAATTGTAGCTGTGGAAATGATAGCCTTACTACAAACACTATTGATTAAATTTACCTGCTCCGAAGATAACTCTTCAGAAGTTTCAGCTTCCTTCTTTCCAAATAAAGCATCTATTTCTTCTGGAGACAATACATTTTCTTCAGCCACTTTTATCACCTGCTTCCTTTAAAATTATTCTTTATCTATAACTTTGGTAATCTGTGCTCCTAATTTACTTCCTATTAATCCAGGACGACATTTAAATCTTACCTCTTCTTTTATCTTTAAATTTAAATCTTCATTCACTCCCATTTGCAACTTCACGACATCTCCTACTTGCAACTGCATAATATCATTTAAAGTTATGCTTACCGTCCCTAATTCCACAATTAAAGGGACTTTAACTCTTTTTAAATTTTTTTCAACTTTATCTATACTCTCTTTGGTTGTTCCTTTTTCTCCGGCCATTCCATATCGATATTGGGAACTAAGTTTAGAAGCCATTGATTCAATAGAGACTGCTGGCATACAGATACTTAGTTTTCCCTCTACCTCTTTAATGCCAACATCCATTATGGTTAAAATAATCATATCTCCAGGAGGAATAATTTGAACAAATTGAGGATTACATTCAATATTAATAATTTTGGGTCTCATTTCTGCTACAGAAATCCACGCCTCTTTTAAACTATTTAATATCTTGCCAATTACTCCTTCGATCAGAGTAAGCTCGATATCAGATAATTCCCGAGTAAGATTAGATACCCCCCCCTTTCCCCCTAAAAGTCGCTCAATTATCGCAAAAGATAAGTTTTGGTCAATAACTAACAAACCTTCACCTTTTAAGGGCTCTAGGTCTATAACTACTAAGGTAGCTGGATTAGGTATTTTTTGAATAAACTCTCCATAAGTTATTTGATCTACCGAAATTACCCTGGCTTGAACAACAGATCTTAATTGAGTAGATAAAATAGCTCCCAATGAGCGGGTAAAAGTTTCATAAATCATCTGGATATGACGAAGTTGATCTTTAGAAAATTTATCAGGATGTTTAAAATCATAATCCTTAATCTTTTTTCCAGAAAATTGATCTTCAATCATAAACCTTCTTATATCCTTATTATACGTAATCGTTCAGGTATCAGCTTTCAGCTATCAGGTGTCAGCAGGAAGCTTTGACCAAGAAAATCAAAAGGGGGAAAGAACATCTAGTTCTGTTTACCGTTCTTTCGGTGAACGGACTAACTCTTTGACTATAAAATATGGTTCTTTATTAGACCATGAGTCTATTGAACTATCATCTGCATATAAATATCTTTAATCTGCCCCTTAGCCAAAACAGCATTAATCTTCTTTACTAGCTCTCTCTTGAGTTCATTTCGACCTTCTTCCGTACTTAAATCAGTTGATTTTTTAGTCATTAAGACAGTGTTAAAGACATCTCTAATCTGAAATTTACGACCCGGATTATTTAATTCCATAGCTAATTCTGGTTGTTTTTTCTCAAAAGCTAAGTATATTTCACTTACTTTGACAATGTGCGACTCTTCTTCATCGGATAAGCGAGAGACAATGTCTTCTTCGCCAATATTGCCAATCTCTAAAGGCTCAGGCGGCTTTACTCTCTCCTCTACTTTTTCCACCCCAAATTCAATTTTAGGATGCTTAACGCTTTTTGAGACTAAAGTAGCCACGATCACCACGACGATGACTACCACAATCCCTATGGCGGCAAAGATAAGCATCTTTGAAAGTCCTTTAGATTTTTTCGGTTGTTCTTCTCCTTCCTTTTTTTCCTCTTCGTCTTTTTTAGGTTCAGCCATTATCTACCTCCATTCTTACCTTAATCTAAATTTTTAATTTCCTGATCATTTATGTCTACCGGTTCTTGAACAATGACAATGTCTACTCGTCGATTGATAACTCTATTTTCTGGAGAAGTATTAGGAACTAATGGTCTGTACATACCATAGCCGGTAGCAGAAAGTTTATCTGATACTCCTTTAAATTTACTTTCAATAAATCTTAAGACACTAAGGGCTCTCATCGTAGAAAGTTCCCAATTAGAAGCATACTTTCCAGTATCAACCATTATATCATCGGTATGTCCTTCAATCTTAATCTCATTTGGAATTAAAGCTAACAATTCGCCAATCTTAATTAAAACTTCTTGAGATTGAGGTTTTAATTCAGTGCTACTTGGATCAAATAAAGTACTATCAGCAATTTGAACTATTATTCCCCGCTCTTCACTTCGAATATTAACTCCTCCTCTCTTGAGAATCTTTCCAAACATCTGCTGAATCTTAGCCCTGACAGGAACCCTTCGCCTTCCTTCTTTTTCTTCCCTACCCGTGGCAAATCCTGGAATTCCCTTAGGTAAGCTACTAACTTGAACGCCCATATTTAACATATCTGGTTCCGTGACAGAAGAGCCTCCCCCTAAAGTTCCTAATGAGCCCCTCAAGGAACTTAAAATTAAACTAGTTGCTGGACGTTCCATATTAGTCAAAGCTAAGATGGCGATAAAGAAACAAAGAATCAAGGTAATCATATCACCATAAGTCAGCATATATCCTATGCCAGCTGATTCTCCTTTTTTTCTCTTTCTAGCCACTCCTATTCTCCTTCACTCTTTTTCTTAACTTCTCTCTCTTTAGGAAACAAGAAATCTTTTAAGCGCTCCTCTACGATCCTGGGGTTATCTCCTGACTGGGGTTATCTCCTTGCTGAAACCAGCAACATCCTTTTTTTCTTTCTAGCCACTCCTATTCTCCTTCTCTCTTTTTCTTAACTTCTCTCTCTTTAGGAGGCAAGAAGGCTTTTAAGCGCTCCTCTACGATCCTGGGGTTATCTCCTGACTGGATAGCTAACATTCCTTCTATCGTCAACTCTTTTAAAGCTACTTCTTCAGCGCTATAAGCTCTTAACTTAAAAGCAATAGGATTACAGAAGCAATTAGCGATAATAGAACCATAAAAAGTGGTAATTAAGGCTACGGCCATAGCTGGTCCAATAGCTGAAGGATCATCTAAGGAAGCTAACATTTGAATTAATCCAATTAAAGTACCTAACATCCCAAAAGCAGGAGCTAAAGTAGCTATATTAATAAATACCTGAGCAGCAGCCGCATGGCGATCTTCCATCGCTGCTAAATCTATCTCTAAGATGCTCTTAATAAGATTAGGATCAGTTCCATCTACCACCATCTGCAATCCTCTTCTTAAAAAATTATCTTTTAATTCATCAATATCACTTTCTAAGGCTAAGAGTCCATCCCGTCGAGCCTTTTCGGCAAAACTTACAAAGATAGAAATAAATTCTAATAAATTAACTTTATATGACCGACAAGCAATCATTAGGTACTTAATAGTTGCCAGACATCTGCTTTTAGGATTGCTGACTAAAAAAGTAGCAAAAGAACATCCTACAACAATCATTATGGAAGGAATGTCTATAAACTGAAGAATACTTCCTGATAAGGAAATACTGACAAATAGCAAGAAAAAGGTTCCCGCTAAACCTATAACTGATCCTAAATCCACAATACTAACCCCTCCTTTTATTTAAACTTCACTTAGTTTTCAATTAATATACTGACAGCTGAACGTTTAATCACTTATTATCTCTTCAGAGCTATTACTTCTCGAAGCATATCATCACTGGTCGTTATCGTCCGGCTATTAGCGCTAAAGGCTCTTTGAGCGATAATCATATTAATAAATTCTGCGGTTAAATCTACATTAGACATCTCTAAGGTCCCTGCTAAAAACTTAGATCTTCCACCTTTGCCAGGAGCAGCTTTCACTGCCTCTCCTGAATTAGCGCTTTCTCTAAACATCGTTCCTTCTACTTTTAACAAACCACTGGGATTAGAAAAGTTAGCCGTAGCTAATTGTCCTAATTCTTCATTTCTTCCATTACTATACTCTCCAATAATTACACCCATGCTATTAATCTTAAGGCTATCTAAGAGACCCATTGGAAAACCATCTTGACTGGTAATATCAGCCGTAGAGCTTTGAGTAGCAAATTGAACTAATTTAGAAAAATTAGTTGTAATTTTAAGAGGCGAAGCTCCATTAGAAGCGGGAGGAGCACCACCACTTTCAGGAGGAGTTGGATCCTCTGGAGGATCAAAATATATTCCTTCTTGATACTTTCCTGTAGCAGCAGGATCAGATGGAGAAGGAAATATCTTAGAAGTAGAAACACTGATACTTCCATTGGCATCAAACTCTAAAAGGCCATACCCAGCTATCTTATTTTCTATCGGATTAGTCGCATGCCAGACCCAGGTATTAGTTTTTACTCTTTCAAAGACCATCGGCACAGTATGAGCCTTGCCTAAAGAATCATAAACTCCTTCTGAAGATTTGTGTTGATACTCAAAACTCTTATTTAATTTAGCTACCACAGCTTCTCCGTTTCCAGCCGTAGGAGTAAAACTAATTGCTCCTGGCGAAGCAGTAGTTCCCGTAGGGACAGTTACCACCACTGAACCTGTGCCCACAGTAGTAGTAAAACTTCCTGTATGTAAAACTCCTACAGGTATTTCTCCAGTTTCAAGAATACCATCATTAGCTACTGCCGTTTCACCACCATCATCCCACTCAGTCGTGGCAAAGCTATTTATCACTTGACCACTATCATTTAAGGCTAATATTCCTTCTGCCGCCCCGGCAGTAACGGTAAGAGGCTCATAAGTAGCTGGGTCTAACGCTTCCCATTTATAATAATTATTAGTAGGGTTATTGGGGTCAAATAAATGTTTAAATCGATAAACTATCCCCTGTGAAGCCGTACCGCTTGTTATCGTAGCAGCTACTTGGTCTATGGCTAATTTAGCTTGGGCGCTTAAGTTACCTTCTAAGATTAATTCTTTAGTCGCCGTAGCCGCCATAACACCTCCCTGCTCTATCTTTATTTGCTCAATCGGCTTAGTATAATCAATGGCCATCTTCCCCGTCGCCGGATCTTTAGTCCCTTCCCAACCTTGAACAAAAAGACCATTAGACAAACTAATTAAATTCCCCTGGCTATCAAAGCCAAAAGAACCATTTCGAGTATAGAAATCCACATCTTTTCCTCCTTCTTTAAGGATAAAGAGCCCATCCCCCTGGATAGCTAAATCTGTATTCTTTCCTGTAGCTTGCATGCTGCCTTGAGTATGAACTGTCTGCATAGTAGCTACAGTAGACCCTAATCCAATCTGCTTAGCGTTAACTCCTCCTCGCTCTGAAGTAGGAGCACTAACACCTTCTATCGTTTGGCTTAAAATATCTTCAAAGGTTACGCGAGCTGTTTTATAGCCAACTGTATTAACATTAGCAATGTTATTGCCAATCGCATCTATCCAGACCTGGTTATTGTTCATCCCGGCTACACCAGAAAACATAGATTTTAACATATAAGTCCTCCTTTCTTATCTAAAAATTACCAAATATTAAAAAAATAATAACTAAAGATGTGAATATAAATTAAGCCATTACTTCTACAATAGAATCTAACAACACTTTTTTTCCTAAAACATAGACTTCAGGTATCTCACCTTTAAAACTAATTCTTTCTACTTTGCCAGAAATTTCTTCTTGGTTGCTGGTCGCCACAACACTCTTTCCTAATAAAGGCAATATTTGTAGTCTTTCTAAATTATTATTAAGCTTAGAGATAGCCCCATCTAAATTAGCTTGTTTTCCAGCAAAATCTAAAAATGAATTGTTTAAATTCTGCATTTGCTCCAAGGAAGAAAAGTTAGCCATTTGAGCTATAAATTCTTGATCTTTCACCGGTTCTAAGGGATTTTGGTATTTTAATTGAGTAACTAAAAGTTTTAAGAAATCATCTTTTCCTAATTCTTTATTGATATTCTTCTTTGTCTCTTCTTGGCTTTCGCTCTTAAGATCTTCTTTGAATATTGACGATAATCCTTCCACTGCCATTCTCTTTCACCTCCTTTCTTTTTTTTAGACTCATTTTAAATAGTTTTACCCAGTAAATCATTGAGGTAATCTAAAACTTCAAGTAATGTTTTTTCGTAAACTTGTTTTACTTGATTATATCTATTTCAGACTACATAGTCTATAACTTTGGCTAACCAGAACGGCTGCCAATATTTTACTTTGTTTATCCCTTCTATTTCCTCTGATCTTTCTTCTTTCCTCTTATCTAAGTCTTTCTTAGACCCTTTTATTTCCTTCTGACCTTCTTTAAATAAACTTCCTTTCTGATCTACGTCCACCCTAATCTTAATCACGTCAAAGTTAGTCCCTAAAGAATTAAAAGAATCTTTAAGTTGATTTAAGCTACTCTCCATAATCTCTTTTACGGCTTCATTTGTTACTGTAAAGTTAGCTAATAGATTATTCTTCTTCATCACTACTTTTAAATTTACTTCTCCCAAGGATTCTGGTTTTAAAGAAAGGCGCATCTCTTGATGTCCTTTTTTTAAATAAGTCTTTATTTCTTGAATTAAATTCATTATCATTTCTTGTCTTTGAAGCTTAGTTGTAAGTAAGTCTTTGGGATCTTGATTAAAGATCTTTACCCCTTCTTTAAGTCTTAATTCTCCCACGACGTTAGTCTTGGCTGCTTCAGGCAAGCTTTCTTCTTTAGAACTGGTCATTTTTTTATTATATCTATGATCAGTATTAGTTTCTATTGTTTTAAGTCTTCCTAAATTCCCTTCAGCCTTTTTATCTAAGTTTAATAAATCTTCAACTTTTAATCTTTCTGAAGATGTTTGGTTGTTTTCTTCTTTTTGAGAAGCTAATATATTTGGTCTTTCTTTTTTTATTTCTTTTTTTGTCTCCTGAACTTGAGTTAAAATCTCTTGTCTTTCTACCTTTTTTATTTCTAATCCATCTCTTCCTAATCCATCCTTAACATTTCCATCCTTAATATTTCCATCCTTAACATTCTCTACTTTCTTGATATCCTTATCCAAGGTCTTCAAATTTCTTTCTTTGCTTTCTTCCACCAGCTTCCCTAATTCGCTAACTGCTTGCTTTGGCTTTAAGACACTTTGATAGTCCTTTAAGGCATTTAACCATTCGCTCTCTTTCAGATCTATTTTTTTTAAGAAATCACCTAAGGAAATCTTTCCTTCTTTTAAGATTTGAAGAATGTTTAAGATTAACTTCTCGG
Coding sequences:
- the fliN gene encoding flagellar motor switch protein FliN yields the protein MAEENVLSPEEIDALFGKKEAETSEELSSEQVNLINSVCSKAIISTATILTTILKTEITFSNPKFFTLKKSEFLKKVSFSGVLADATYSGALNDNDYLILTKKDATIIADLMMGGDGSSPPGEINELYLGAIVEAITQIMASVANFISTAVGQEVKTFAPDIKVIDFSKEEANISVLDNPVFVLISYDFKIGNLVKSTLYQIPSLRLGAMLEAVKAKRFPAVSTKAASPTSFAAPSMGYGDSVHPVQFASIGGAGMASQVPGNISILLDVPMQVTVELGRTEMTIKDILALSEGSVVELNKLAGEPVDLLVNNKPIAKGGVVVIDENFGVRITEITTPSERLSRLG
- a CDS encoding motility protein A, with translation MDLGSVIGLAGTFFLLFVSISLSGSILQFIDIPSIMIVVGCSFATFLVSNPKSRCLATIKYLMIACRSYKVNLLEFISIFVSFAEKARRDGLLALESDIDELKDNFLRRGLQMVVDGTDPNLIKSILEIDLAAMEDRHAAAAQVFINIATLAPAFGMLGTLIGLIQMLASLDDPSAIGPAMAVALITTFYGSIIANCFCNPIAFKLRAYSAEEVALKELTIEGMLAIQSGDNPRIVEERLKAFLPPKEREVKKKREGE
- the fliM gene encoding flagellar motor switch protein FliM; amino-acid sequence: MIEDQFSGKKIKDYDFKHPDKFSKDQLRHIQMIYETFTRSLGAILSTQLRSVVQARVISVDQITYGEFIQKIPNPATLVVIDLEPLKGEGLLVIDQNLSFAIIERLLGGKGGVSNLTRELSDIELTLIEGVIGKILNSLKEAWISVAEMRPKIINIECNPQFVQIIPPGDMIILTIMDVGIKEVEGKLSICMPAVSIESMASKLSSQYRYGMAGEKGTTKESIDKVEKNLKRVKVPLIVELGTVSITLNDIMQLQVGDVVKLQMGVNEDLNLKIKEEVRFKCRPGLIGSKLGAQITKVIDKE
- a CDS encoding flagellar hook-length control protein FliK; the protein is MDNLSKVMDLLSEKKDNLVSKKEDFLRKSSPEEEITSLNKPERTFKETLTQVQETKKEIKKGDNKEDQDSLEKELEGLLKKLTKDKNINSQEAEKLILNILQILKEGKISLGDFLKKIDLKESEWLNALKDYQSVLKPKQAVSELGKLVEESKERNLKTLDKDIKKVENVKDGNIKDGNVKDGLGRDGLEIKKVERQEILTQVQETKKEIKKERPNILASQKEENNQTSSERLKVEDLLNLDKKAEGNLGRLKTIETNTDHRYNKKMTSSKEESLPEAAKTNVVGELRLKEGVKIFNQDPKDLLTTKLQRQEMIMNLIQEIKTYLKKGHQEMRLSLKPESLGEVNLKVVMKKNNLLANFTVTNEAVKEIMESSLNQLKDSFNSLGTNFDVIKIRVDVDQKGSLFKEGQKEIKGSKKDLDKRKEERSEEIEGINKVKYWQPFWLAKVIDYVV
- a CDS encoding flagellar motor protein MotB, encoding MARKRKKGESAGIGYMLTYGDMITLILCFFIAILALTNMERPATSLILSSLRGSLGTLGGGSSVTEPDMLNMGVQVSSLPKGIPGFATGREEKEGRRRVPVRAKIQQMFGKILKRGGVNIRSEERGIIVQIADSTLFDPSSTELKPQSQEVLIKIGELLALIPNEIKIEGHTDDIMVDTGKYASNWELSTMRALSVLRFIESKFKGVSDKLSATGYGMYRPLVPNTSPENRVINRRVDIVIVQEPVDINDQEIKNLD
- a CDS encoding flagellar hook protein FlgE, with the translated sequence MLKSMFSGVAGMNNNQVWIDAIGNNIANVNTVGYKTARVTFEDILSQTIEGVSAPTSERGGVNAKQIGLGSTVATMQTVHTQGSMQATGKNTDLAIQGDGLFILKEGGKDVDFYTRNGSFGFDSQGNLISLSNGLFVQGWEGTKDPATGKMAIDYTKPIEQIKIEQGGVMAATATKELILEGNLSAQAKLAIDQVAATITSGTASQGIVYRFKHLFDPNNPTNNYYKWEALDPATYEPLTVTAGAAEGILALNDSGQVINSFATTEWDDGGETAVANDGILETGEIPVGVLHTGSFTTTVGTGSVVVTVPTGTTASPGAISFTPTAGNGEAVVAKLNKSFEYQHKSSEGVYDSLGKAHTVPMVFERVKTNTWVWHATNPIENKIAGYGLLEFDANGSISVSTSKIFPSPSDPAATGKYQEGIYFDPPEDPTPPESGGAPPASNGASPLKITTNFSKLVQFATQSSTADITSQDGFPMGLLDSLKINSMGVIIGEYSNGRNEELGQLATANFSNPSGLLKVEGTMFRESANSGEAVKAAPGKGGRSKFLAGTLEMSNVDLTAEFINMIIAQRAFSANSRTITTSDDMLREVIALKR
- a CDS encoding flagellar hook assembly protein FlgD, which codes for MAVEGLSSIFKEDLKSESQEETKKNINKELGKDDFLKLLVTQLKYQNPLEPVKDQEFIAQMANFSSLEQMQNLNNSFLDFAGKQANLDGAISKLNNNLERLQILPLLGKSVVATSNQEEISGKVERISFKGEIPEVYVLGKKVLLDSIVEVMA
- a CDS encoding flagellar basal body-associated FliL family protein yields the protein MAEPKKDEEEKKEGEEQPKKSKGLSKMLIFAAIGIVVVIVVVIVATLVSKSVKHPKIEFGVEKVEERVKPPEPLEIGNIGEEDIVSRLSDEEESHIVKVSEIYLAFEKKQPELAMELNNPGRKFQIRDVFNTVLMTKKSTDLSTEEGRNELKRELVKKINAVLAKGQIKDIYMQMIVQ